DNA sequence from the Pempheris klunzingeri isolate RE-2024b chromosome 9, fPemKlu1.hap1, whole genome shotgun sequence genome:
AATAGGTTGCCTGCTTTGCCTGAGCAGCATTTACAAACAGCTGTAcatcttttcttcattttctgccCGTGTACATACTCAAACAAAAGAAGGGAATATGTTATTCCAGCATGCACTTTAAAATTCAGCATTTTTGAATATAAGTTAAAAATAACTAGTTGATACCCTAAATATGCTGATCAAAAATATGGATTGTGGTCATGATGGCATCATTAGTATGTTAGAGCATGCTTTTGGGGCCATTTGTTTGGCGGAAAGAGTGTTTCTCcctgtgtttcttttcatatGCATGATTGTCTGAGATTTCCACATACAGCACCTATCAGATAATTGCGTCATCCAAGTTTCAGCAAGACTGAGTCTCTTTATGGAAATGATGTGTCCGATCAAAAAAGGGACAAAGGGCTTTTTGATCATTTAGTCGAGGGAGAAGTCGTGCGTCACATGATGTGCTGATGTTCAGACTTAAATTATGATTTGAGTTTAAAGAATACTTTATTATTTACAAATGTTAAGAATGCCTTTGTTTATCTTTTTGTGTAATGCTAAACAAATGGGTATGGGTGTAATGGGTGTATCtgttctcttttctgttttgcagaATGCCGGTGGAGTAGAGCAGTGACCGTGCATTGGTTGGAGACATTGTCCAGAGAGGAGCTGggagttgtttttgttgttgaagtAGTCTCTTCTTTAGTTGTCAGCCTGTCAAGCTGCACCGGTGAGacctgctgcagtgtgtcagtTCGACAGAGgtcctgcacccccccccccccccccctctccatcAGTGGTGACCCAAGTCCGGACAGCTTGCTGCAGGGCCCttcctgagcagcagcagctgcgtCCTGCTTGCTgactcccctccctcccctgcttCCTGTCCTTGGTCAGACAAGGCTAAAGCCTCCTCTCCCCTACCCCACCCCTCATCTCTGTTGGCCTCTCATACGCTCACACattctcacattcacacactcaagTGGTTTTCCTTGTTGACCACACGTTCGCACAGCATTTTAGGCTACTAACGCTAGTTGGAGATCATCAGCAAGGGACTCGCAGACCTTGTTGGTTCCCCCCTGGAGTGAGTCCTCCCTTGTACCTACACTACAGCCTTCAGCATGACCTCCATGTCTAGTCTCTTCTCCTTCACAAGCCCAGCAGTCAAGCGCCTGCTCGGCTGGAAGCagggagacgaggaggagaaaTGGGCCGAAAAGGCAGTGGATGCACTTGTAAAAAagttgaagaagaaaaagggcGCCATGGAGGACCTGGAGAAAGCATTGAGCTGCCCCGGGCAGCCCAGCAAGTGTGTTACCATTCCAAGATCACTGGACGGCCGGCTACAGGTTTCCCACAGGAAAGGTCTGCCTCACGTAATCTACTGCCGAGTGTGGCGCTGGCCAGACCTTCAGTCCCACCATGAGCTCAAGCCCCTGGAGGTGTGCGAGTACCCatttggatccaaacagaaGGAGGTCTGCATCAACCCATATCACTACAAGCGAGTGGAGAGTCCTGGTAGGTACTCATACCGTCCCTTGATAGAGTAGTCAAAGGGTATtgacttgagttttttttttttttttttttttttttttttctcatactggAAGGTTAATGTTTGACACACACTCTTAACTACATTGTCTGTCCTATCTCAACTAAGCATCTCTAGATATGTAATTTTAATGGcataatgttttggtttttcaaatTTGCTTCTTCACACTTCACAAAATGATTAGTAAAGGTTTTGTGCCAGGCGTAGTCAGCACCCTATATGAAATGTCTGCAATGCATACAACTGAAAAACGGCATAGGATACAGATCAGACCAGTGTGGAGTTGTGTGCATCCCTTAGCTAGAGCTCTCAGTAAACTGGAGCTGGTAAACAAATCCACAAAGGTCAGGAGGCTGTCATCACACGGGCCGGTTCTGCCCACCCCCTCCATTTCACAGAAAATCAATATCACTAGCTCTTTTGGAGTCTTATTAGATTATATGCCTCAGGCACTCCAGATGGGGTGTGGCATCACAGAGTAGCTTACTAAATGCATAAACCACTCAGACTAAACTCCCAGCactttctcatccctctctcgCTCACTTACACACCACATCACATGCACTCATGGATGACCCTGAGGGGTCAGTCTTTCCGACACTACGCTAGTTTGGGATTGCGTTTTCTGTATTGACCAGTTAAAGGATATGGCTCACATGTCAGGCAGGAGAGACGGCGCGTCATATCATGTAAAGCCAAGCTCTCTGTAGTAGTTTGGAGGGACGGCCTTGGGTCCATGACGCTTAAACTCAGTCAGGAATGAAAATCAAGGCTGGGGAAATGCACTCTTGACaaagttgaaaatgaaaataaatatggaTGACCTCAGTTTGTATATCTTTACCAAGGTCTAAAGTGGCTTTTGAGGAATGCAGGATTGTTGAGCAGTGTTTTGTACTTTGTTTTAAGATGTTGACTGTGTATAAAATGCCTTGGTATTGGATGAAAATAGAACTGTCTCTGCTATCATAAATAAGACCACCACATCAAAAAAGGCCTTACAATGATTTGTGTATATAGGAGCTGAAACAACTGACCATCAGTAGAACGACTAATTAGAACTTAGTTTGATGATTTATTTCCACTAGTTTCGTACATTTCACAGGTCAAATAATGGACAATTTAACAGGTAGCTGCCCTAGGCTTACACATCTACGTACACACTACTAAGCTACTTTTTTCAAGAGCATGCCCATCAAGGGCTTTCTTTCCAACACTGGTTGCATTATTAACAATGAAAGCCAAActtcaaacatgttttctggTGGTAGATATGGACTTCTAACGTATAGTATAGTCATCAAGAAGGAATCTAACTTCCCCCTAACTGTATCTTTCATTAACTCCCAACTCgacttcctcctctgccttcttTGTCCCACCATCCAGTGCTCCCTCCTGTCCTGGTACCACGGCACAGTGAATTCAACCCACAGCACAGCTTGCTGGTACAGTTCCGCAATCTGACCCACAATGAGCCACACATGCCCCTGAACGCCACCTTTCCAGAGTCCTTCCAGCAGCCTCACAGCGggggcggcagcagcagcggcggaGGAGGTGGAAGTGGTTCTTTTCCCATCTCTCCCAACTCTCCGTACCCTCCTTCTCCAGCCAGCAGTGGTACTTATCCAAATTCTCCTGCCAGCTCGGGGCCCTCCAGTCCATTCCAGCTCCCAGGTACGCCAAATATACTCATGCCCTGGCCAACTATTGTTTTTTCTGGATTGTTGCTGTCATGTAGCCCAAAGGCTAACTGTTGCTAAACACTAATCTATGGTGATTTTGGTTTAGTTTTGTAATGTAAGGGAAATGGTTTTATAATGTTTATAAAATCTAGTCACAACAGACATTTaccaaaggaaaataaataatataagtAATATCTATTTCATTTACAACTCCCATCTTGGACATTTTGGTTGCGACATGTTGAAGCACTGATTTGTGAATTGAATTTGTTCATGAAAATATGCAATTCCATCTTTATACTCCCTAATAGTTAAAACCCATGCATGATACACTTGATTACTATTCAGTGGAAAAGTTTCTTCTTAACAATACTCTAACCAGGCTAAGTTATTATATTCATCCAAATCAAGCTACACCCCTAAATGAGAACAAAGGAAATGCCAACTAAGCAGTGTCCTCCAGAGCcagagctgctggctgctgtcaaGGCACTAACCCAGTGGACCAGCCTTTCTGTCTCATTACTACTGACTGGATACAAAACAGATACGTCTGACATGAAGAAATATCACTCAGCTGAGAcattcctgtctgtcctgttcaGTAGTCTGGGTTTACTGGAGAAATAACTTTGACTATTCAGATTATGCTTTTAttggagtgtgtatgtgcatgtgactgctactgtgtgtgtgtgtgtgtgtgtatgtgttgtccTCTATTCTCATCCAGTCCAGATCTGCTGACACATCCGGTGGATGCAGGCAGTCAGGCAGAAAAAGTTTTTAATGGCAATTTAGGATTTGAGCTTATTAGTGCTGAAAAGCCCCGGTCATCATTGTCTACACTCACAAGCATGACAATCGGCCAGATGTCACTGCAATCTAAGTGGAGGTTTTTCTGCATTGTTTTTCCTATGTGCCTCAAGCTGGGCTAGGAAAGCTCAAATTGCATCTCTGTCGGGAATGGGTTAGCATGTGGCTTAGCAAGTGAGGGATATGTGAAATCTGACACCATTTCCGGGATACAGATCCTGTCATGATTGTTCGAGTTAgggaggtgtgtttgtgagagagagagcgagactatttgccagcagcagcagcagcaactggTCCCATCCTCACTAACTGCTCTCTAAATGTCTCAGCTGACACCCCACCCCCAGCGTACATGCCCCCTGATGAGCAGCTGGGCCAGGAGAGCCAGTCCATGGAAACAAGCAGCAGCCTGGTGCCACCAAACATGGccagaggaggtgaggagagcaCACGTTTAATATGACAATGGCACTACACTAAACAAGTACCTAACAATGAGAGAGGGTGGAATGCCAACCAGGAAGTCCAGTTCGAACACTTCTGAAAAGCCACAATTTGACCACTGTGGAGAATAGCAGAAAGAAGCTGCATGAACTAAGGCCTGGACCAGCATATTTGTTGGACTGCCCTGTCTTGGGTTTTCTTGTACTACATTTGCCTTTTTAGGTGGAACAAAAATCCATTTCCATGTCTAAAAGTTTGTCGGCACAAGAAtgactataataataataataatttgccAAGTCTGATCCAATATTGATTGTATTTTTAGTCGTTACGCCAACACTGGCAGAGCAGGTTAAATGGGtttgatgaaaataataatcaagaAGAGTGGTGGAGTTGATGTTCTGTGCACTTCCTGTGATTCAATTAAGTTACtacaaaagtcaaaataaaagaacTACAAATTGCAAATCCTGTACAACATTTTTTAAGGGTTTGATTGTCTTTAATTACATTATCTTTGCGCTGAATGAAATGCTTTCCATAACAATGAGTGCAATTAACGAACCGCTTCACTCTTGTGGCTCACACATGGGccgtataaaagaagtggaagTTGCTTCCAGGTTTGAGAAGTGAAGCCAGCACAGAGGtgttttaaacctgcattctctctAACAGCCTGCGAGGGGGCGActgctggctccaaaaagatgtctgattgtatggaagtctgaAAAATGGCCCTACTTCTCACTTAATTTATTACCTTAGTAAACGCTTTtgtaatgagtttatggtctcgaTCGCTAGTTTCAAATCTTCAACACACCACGATGTTCGTTTTGTAAACTATGGTTCCATTTAGAGCAAATTAGACCGTAAAGCAGAGTATATTTAAAGCCAGGACTACCTCGgaattaaccaatcagaggcggtcttggggaatgaacgtcacttcttgctgccaaaaccaagatggcaacgtCCATAAAGCCagactcgaggcttcaaaacagcaatCCACGTCGCAGTGGCTTTGTCCACTTCTTATGTTCAGTCTGTGTGCTCATGTGAACTGCACTCTTTCACTTTAACCCTGTTAACTATTGAATTATTGAATCCTAATGGTATTAACAAGGCTTTCGGTGTGCTAATATACTGGCATACtctgatttaatgttttaaatgttttcacactgCCAAGTTTGTGAGATGCATCTTACCCAAGGTCTTATGCCTTCTAGAAGATTTCTGTGTGTGGGAAGATGTTGTCTGAGTTTAGGACTCACTTGTTTGTATGTTATTTTCCAGACGTGCAGCCAGTGGAGTACGAGGAGCCGAGTCACTGGTGCTCCATTGTCTACTATGAACTCAACAATCGTGTAGGTGAGGCTTACCACGCCTCGTCAACCAGTGTGCTGGTGGATGGCTTCACCGACCCTTCAAACAACAAGAACCGCTTCTGCCTCGGACTGCTGTCCAACGTCAACCGCAACTCAACAATCGAAAACACCCGCAGGCACATCGGCAAAGGTACGGCAAAGGGTCGCACACAGCACAAGTGTGAGGTGCACAATTTGTCCTTGCAGAGCTGTGTGTTGAGTGTCCTGACAgttggttgtctgtctctgttgacCAGGAGTGCACCTGTACTATGTGGGAGGGGAGGTGTACGCAGAGTGCCTCAGTGACACCAGCATTTTTGTCCAGAGTCGTAACTGTAATTACCACCACGGCTTCCACCCCACCACCGTCTGCAAGATCCCCAGTGGATGTAGCCTCAAGATTTTCAACAACCAGGAGTTTGCTCAGCTTCTGGCCCAGTCAGTCAACCACGGCTTTGAGGCCGTCTATGAGCTAACCAAGATGTGTACCATTAGGATGAGCTTCGTCAAGGTGAGGCCTTCATGAGCTAAACCGAAGACGGGAGAACAGATTAGGCAGGAACAGTTCTACACATATTTTTACTTAACAACAGCTTTATCATCGTTTATTTGTTCTGCCTCCTCACAGGGCTGGGGAGCGGAGTATCACCGACAGGACGTCACCAGCACCCCCTGCTGGATCGAGGTGCACCTGCATGGGCCCCTCCAGTGGCTGGACAAGGTGCTGACACAGATGGGTTCACCTCTCAATCCAATCTCCTCTGTGTCCTAATGATGGACTTATGGGAGCTCCTGAGATCctgtctactttttttttttttttttttttttttacttttcttttctcccccttGGTGATTTATAATTTAAGGTGGTCTTAATGGCTAAACTGTTTACACTTAACTTTGGGAAGGGATATTGAACTCTGGCTGGGAAttcggcagcagcagcagccggaaTCAGTTGTTGAAACAGAGTAATACTACAAATAcctgaagagagagggaggataaAGGAATGCCCAAGTAGCAGTAACGACACGGACACACTACTGCTTGACAACGCTACAACACCTGCAAGGGCTCCATTGTCAAGCTTGAATCTGTCAGTTGTTAATTTTTGCATCaagttttattgttttcccaaatgtttttatttctctgtgtagTTTTTAATGAAGCAGAACCCTTTTCACTACTCTGCCTTATGTCCGACAGACAAATTGGAATTTTATTGAACACTTTTCTTACATTGTTGTCTCAATGCCAGATATTTTACAATTAAGATATAGACACGATTACGTTTACCATTAGGCTCAGACATAACAAATGCTTTCTTTTTATAGTCTCTACTGCTAGAAATGAACACTGAGCTACTGCCTCTGAGAGAAGGTTATGTATGCCAACCTGATAGTTTTTGATATGGGAGATCAATCACTGAACAAGTTTAACATGCCATAAGCTAACAACATTGTGAATGTTACATCTATTGCAATAGAAGTAGTCAATTATGATATAATCAGACAGTGGACATTGATTCTTGTTTGTACTCTCCAGTTCACGTGAGAGCGACTGTATTTTCCATACTCACTGTATTAACAATATTGTGCACTCATGGATTTTGTGGAGGCATATTAAATTTTGGCGTGGGTACCAAGGCATTATGTTGATAGATAATTGACTTCATTAGCTCAATGAAATAAACAGGTTATTTGGTAACAATGGTTGTTTATTTTGTCTATCTGTCAGTTTTTCAAGGAGTTTGTGACATTTGGCCAAATATTTGGCAGAAAATGCATCAGACACTGTTGAACTGTGCTAAATCAGGATGGATCAACAGTAACAGGCGTGCGACTCATCCTGTTAATCACAGACTGCTGATGGACTTCTAACACATCACCACCCAATGCCCTCCAAGCTGACCTGCCTGTGATTATCTCTGTTTGAATAGCTGGTATTCGATGTAGTTACATTTACAATCAAACAACACTGTTGacagttttaaaatgtcttaaggCAAATCCATAAAAGCAGCACGGCAAACACCGACATCCATAGAGGATCAATAAATCTATCAAGGCTCACAATTACACTGTAGTGTTCTTtatgatttttaattaaaaacttaTTGGTTGCAATGGAAAACTCACATGAGTTATAATACTGCTTGTCAGCACTGACTTTAGTTGCAGCCCCTCTTTGATTTTACTGTGTGGACAACTTAAAATTCTGTAATAAACCAGATTGCCCTTTAAGTAATGAGAAACGGATCCAATGTTTGATATTATT
Encoded proteins:
- the smad5 gene encoding mothers against decapentaplegic homolog 5, which codes for MTSMSSLFSFTSPAVKRLLGWKQGDEEEKWAEKAVDALVKKLKKKKGAMEDLEKALSCPGQPSKCVTIPRSLDGRLQVSHRKGLPHVIYCRVWRWPDLQSHHELKPLEVCEYPFGSKQKEVCINPYHYKRVESPVLPPVLVPRHSEFNPQHSLLVQFRNLTHNEPHMPLNATFPESFQQPHSGGGSSSGGGGGSGSFPISPNSPYPPSPASSGTYPNSPASSGPSSPFQLPADTPPPAYMPPDEQLGQESQSMETSSSLVPPNMARGDVQPVEYEEPSHWCSIVYYELNNRVGEAYHASSTSVLVDGFTDPSNNKNRFCLGLLSNVNRNSTIENTRRHIGKGVHLYYVGGEVYAECLSDTSIFVQSRNCNYHHGFHPTTVCKIPSGCSLKIFNNQEFAQLLAQSVNHGFEAVYELTKMCTIRMSFVKGWGAEYHRQDVTSTPCWIEVHLHGPLQWLDKVLTQMGSPLNPISSVS